The Chelonoidis abingdonii isolate Lonesome George chromosome 11, CheloAbing_2.0, whole genome shotgun sequence genomic interval TGAGCAGGGCATCAccgaggaggggggaggaggaggaaaggagccGTGTGGGGGGTGCACATCAGAAGGGGGGAGCAGAAGGacctgaggggagagaggaggagctgggggaggggaacagcggggggtgggggtgggacggACGCACCGCTCCGCTGCTTTGCTAGGACGGGCGctcaaggttgcattttgcagtGGTATTTTTAGCCTCCTGGCGGAACTGGCAGCGCAGCGCAAGGGGTCGGGGGGGCTGtagactggggggggggcagtcccaGCTCGGTGGGGGGCGGGGTGGCATTCGGGCTGTCGCATCCTGAGAAAAAGGGGAACGAGAATGTGCAGCTAGGCCCctgagggaaactgagtcatggagcagccaaagaacccaggagtcctggctcccagcccctcctgctctaacccacccaTCCCCAAGCCTGGCTATGTACTTAGCCAGGAGATCACACTCAgtgctgagatgcggccacctctggggcggggcggccagTTActcagggacccctcgcccggcgctgagatgcagccacctctggggcagggcggccggttacccagggacccctcgcccggcactGAGATGCACCCACCCCTGGGTGGGGCAGCCGGTTACCCAGCGACCCCTcacccggtgctgagatgcagccacctctggggtggagtttAACAGCGATATTCGCCAAGCATTCAGGACAGGAACGGAGGCGGAATCGTGCCTGGCCCCATCCCTGCTGAGATTCTGCCCGGAGGCCGGGGTTCAGAGCCTGACTTTTGGGAGAAAATCCAGACAGGCTTTAGAGATTATGGGTGAGAAGCGAGATTGAGGATTATGAGTCATCGAGACTCACCACTGCGGGCCGAGGGGACGCCCCCTGCTgagtcccccaccccacagcatagCAGCTCCCTGCCGGGCCTGTTTGTTAGGGGATAGGACCGGGGAGGCTTGAAACTGACTTTTCTGGCTCTGTCTTGAAACTGGAGCCAATCTGTATCCCGATCTGCATATGCAAATTCGGCCACTTCATTTGCCAAACCAGAAAGAAGCGATGCCAGAAGCTATATGCGGATCAGGATTgtaatccctccccccaccagccatTGGTTGTGGGTGCTGGGGCTCATGGAATAGTGgggggctcggggtggggggctctgctgctgcccctcactcccggccctgtcccccccagctctgctggtgcccccactcctgacccacagcccctgccagcccagacctgccccccaactctgccggtgcccctcactcccaacccacagcccctgctagccctgccccccacagccctgccactgcccctcactcccaacccacagcccctgctagcccagccctgccccccagctctgccgatgcccctcactcccgacccgcagcccctgccagcccagaccCGCCCCCCCCACNNNNNNNNNNNNNNNNNNNNNNNNNNNNNNNNNNNNNNNNNNNNNNNNNNNNNNNNNNNNNNNNNNNNNNNNNNNNNNNNNNNNNNNNNNNNNNNNNNNNNNNNNNNNNNNNNNNNNNNNNNNNNNNNNNNNNNNNNNNNNNNNNNNNNNNNNNNNNNNNNNNNNNNNNNNNNNNNNNNNNNNNNNNNNNNNNNNNNNNNNNNNNNNNNNNNNNNNNNNNNNNNNNNNNNNNNNNNNNNNNNNNNNNNNNNNNNNNNNNNNNNNNNNNNNNNNNNNNNNNNNNNNNNNNNNNNNNNNNNNNNNNNNNNNNNNNNNNNNNNNNNNNNNNNNNNNNNNNNNNNNNNNNNNNNNNNNNNNNNNNNNNNNNNNNNNNNNNNNNNNNNNNNNNNNNNNNNNNNNNNNNNNNNNNNNNNNNNNNNNNNNNNNNNNNNNNNNNNNNNNNNNNNNNNNNNNNNNNNNNNNNNNNNNNNNNNNNNNNNNNNNNNNNNNNNNNNNNNNNNNNNNNNNNNNNNNNNNNNNNNNNNNNNNNNNNNNNNNNNNNNNNNNNNNNNNNNNNNNNNNNNNNNNNNNNNNNNNNNNNNNNNNNNNNNNNNNNNNNNNNNNNNNNNNNNNNNNNNNNNNNNNNNNNNNNNNNNNNNNNNNNNNNNNNNNNNNNNNNNNNNNNNNNNNNNNNNNNNNNNNNNNNNNNNNNNNNNNNNNNNNNNNNNNNNNNNNNNNNNNNNNNNNNNNNNNNNNNNNNNNNNNNNNNNNNNNNNNNNNNNNNNNNNNNNNNNNNNNNNNNNNNNNNNNNNNNNNNNNNNNNNNNNNNNNNNNNNNNNNNNNNNNNNNNNNNNNNNNNNNNNNNNNNNNNNNNNNNNNNNNNNNNNNNNNNNNNNNNNNNNNNNNNNNNNNNNNNNNNNNNNNNNNNNNNNNNNNNNNNNNNNNNNNNNNNNNNNNNNNNNNNNNNNNNNNNNNNNNNNNNNNNNNNNNNNNNNNNNNNNNNNNNNNNNNNNNNNNNNNNNNNNNNNNNNNNNNNNNNNNNNNNNNNNNNNNNNNNNNNNNNNNNNNNNNNNNNNNNNNNNNNNNNNNNNNNNNNNNNNNNNNNNNNNNNNNNNNNNNNNNNNNNNNNNNNNNNNNNNNNNNNNNNNNNNNNNNNNNNNNNNNNNNNNNNNNNNNNNNNNNNNNNNNNNNNNNNNNNNNNNNNNNNNNNNNNNNNNNNNNNNNNNNNNNNNNNNNNNNNNNNNNNNNNNNNNNNNNNNNNNNNNNNNNNNNNNNNNNNNNNNNNNNNNNNNNNNNNNNNNNNNNNNNNNNNNNNNNNNNNNNNNNNNNNNNNNNNNNNNNNNNNNNNNNNNNNNNNNNNNNNNNNNNNNNNNNNNNNNNNNNNNNNNNNNNNNNNNNNNNNNNNNNNNNNNNNNNNNNNNNNNNNNNNNNNNNNNNNNNNNNNNNNNNNNNNNNNNNNNNNNNNNNNNNNNNNNNNNNNNNNNNNNNNNNNNNNNNNNNNNNNNNNNNNNNNNNNNNNNNNNNNNNNNNNNNNNNNNNNNNNNNNNNNNNNNNNNNNNNNNNNNNNNNNNNNNNNNNNNNNNNNNNNNNNNNNNNNNNNNNNNNNNNNNNNNNNNNNNNNNNNNNNNNNNNNNNNNNNNNNNNNNNNNNNNNNNNNNNNNNNNNNNNNNNNNNNNNNNNNNNNNNNNNNNNNNNNNNNNNNNNNNNNNNNNNNNNNNNNNNNNNNNNNNNNNNNNNNNNNNNNNNNNNNNNNNNNNNNNNNNNNNNNNNNNNNNNNNNNNNNNNNNNNNNNNNNNNNNNNNNNNNNNNNNNNNNNNNNNNNNNNNNNNNNNNNNNNNNNNNNNNNNNNNNNNNNNNNNNNNNNNNNNNNNNNNNNNNNNNNNNNNNNNNNNNNNNNNNNNNNNNNNNNNNNNNNNNNNNNNNNNNNNNNNNNNNNNNNNNNNNNNNNNNNNNNNNNNNNNNNNNNNNNNNNNNNNNNNNNNNNNNNNNNNNNNNNNNNNNNNNNNNNNNNNNNNNNNNNNNNNNNNNNNNNNNNNNNNNNNNNNNNNNNNNNNNNNNNNNNNNNNNNNNNNNNNNNNNNNNNNNNNNNNNNNNNNNNNNNNNNNNNNNNNNNNNNNNNNNNNNNNNNNNNNNNNNNNNNNNNNNNNNNNNNNNNNNNNNNNNNNNNNNNNNNNNNNNNNNNNNNNNNNNNNNNNNNNNNNNNNNNNNNNNNNNNNNNNNNNNNNNNNNNNNNNNNNNNNNNNNNNNNNNNNNNNNNNNNNNNNNNNNNNNNNNNNNNNNNNNNNNNNNNNNNNNNNNNNNNNNNNNNNNNNNNNNNNNNNNNNNNNNNNNNNNNNNNNNNNNNNNNNNNNNNNNNNNNNNNNNNNNNNNNNNNNNNNNNNNNNNNNNNNNNNNNNNNNNNNNNNNNNNNNNNNNNNNNNNNNNNNNNNNNNNNNNNNNNNNNNNNNNNNNNNNNNNNNNNNNNNNNNNNNNNNNNNNNNNNNNNNNNNNNNNNNNNNNNNNNNNNNNNNNNNCGAGCCCGGTCGGCCACGGTCCCCAAAGCCTGGGAGAACCAGGCCGAGACCAGGCCCGGGGCCAGGTAGGCCTGGCTGCCATGGCGATGGCAGCAGTCAGCCCAGCGGTGGCAGGCCTCGGGCCCGAAGGGGGCTAGCGccagccaggcgtggcccggtGGGCATCGGCGCAGGTCCAGGGTGACAGGGCAGCCGTGGGCTTGGAGGACGGGCACCAGGAGCGTGTAGTCAGCGTCGTAGTCGGCCCCCGGGGCCAAGTGGTCCAGGACGCCTGGGTCCACGTCCACCGAGCCCTGGCGGGCCCCGCCGGAGAGGAGGAGATATTCATTGGCCAACGGGAGCCTCCCATCCAGCTGCTGCACCAGACCTGGCAGGAGAAAGGACGAGGGGCTAGGAAAAaaggaacccaggcgtccgggttGACTAATCCGCTTCTAACCACCATagccacagagctggggagagaacccaggagtcctggctgccagccccccctactctaacccaccagcccccactcccctcccagatcatgggggagaacccaggcgtccgggctcccagcacgtCCTCACTCACCCAGCAGGGAGAAGACAAAGTCCTTGAGAACCACCAGCTCCTGGGtggcccggatgcctgggtcccgcGCCATCCGCTTGCTCAGCTCCTGCACCAGCTGATTGAGTTCGGCGATCCGGGCCCCCGAGTGGAAATCCAGGTCCatgaggggctgggcagggcgggGGGCAGCGCCCCCCTCTGGAGAGGTCATGACGCTGTGGGGGGGGACACAAGGGGAAGAGTGTAAAAGGGGGGGATGCTAGGCAGGGAGGGGTCCCGATTTTCTGTCCCATTGCACCCCTAGACTGGAGCCCTCCCCaaactgcccctccccaccccataacCTGCCCCTCCAACCTAGTCCCCCACCCTCCATCACCACCCAGGCCCCCCAAAGCTGCAGCCCCAtaacctgccccttcccctgtaTCCTGCCCCCAGTCCGCCCTGCCCCAtaacctgccccccacccaaccctatatcctccccccactccagctgtaatctgccctctcttctgcccccataacctgcctcccctccccataaGCCGACTGTCTCCCCTTCACAACCTGCCTCCCACGGTCATTAGCAGGGtcattaccccccacccccccgcagccccctgctgtcGCATCCAGCCCCTCCCCATAAGCAGGGCCCACCCCCTagacttcccctcctcccagggctgtgggagctgcaggtcaggtgtgaggggcactggcagagctgggggggcccgggctgggggggctgcaggtcaggagtgagggggaccggcagagctggggggccccagcactgggggggctgtgggtcaggagtgggaggcaccggcagggctgggggggctgcaggtcgggagtaaggggcactggcagagccagggggcccccagggctggggggggctgcaggtcagaagtgggggcactggcagagctgtgggggctgtgggtcaggagtggggggcaccggcagagctgggtttAGCAGCAGCAGTTTTTACCTCCCCGCTGTGCGCTTGGCCTgtgccggacgcctgggtcccaccTGAGGGCGAGGGGGGTATCTGGGGGGTCACACACGGGtccagcccctgggggaggggcgcGGGGCACCCAGCTTTGCCCCTCAGGTGGGAGCGACACTTCCGCCTTCTGCCTCCTTCCTTGGCCGGGCCGACTCCCAGGTGTGCCAAGCCCCGCCCCCAGACAGGTGAGGCCACGCCCCCAGACAGGTGTGGGGAACAgaggccccctccctgcagcccgggAGGGGCACGGAAATAACACACCTGGCAGAGGCAGCTCACCTGGGAGTGGCCAGCCCCTCCCTAAGCAGGGCTAGTTGCACTGCACCCTGGGAATTGTAGTCCTGTCAATGCCCCTACTGCACCCTGGGAATCGTAGTCTGGCCAGTACCCCGCAATGCCCCCTGGGAATTGTAGTCCTGCTAATCCTCCTAGTGCACCCTGGGAATTGTAGTCCTGCCAATGCCCCAATGCACCTTGGGAACTGTAGTCCTGTCAATGCCCCCGACTGCACCCTGGGAATTGTAGTCCTGCCAGTGCCCCAATGCACCCTGGGAACTGTAATCCtgtcactccccccccccccactgcaccctggGAATTGTAGTCCTGCCAATGCCACCCACTGCACCCTGGGAATTGTAGTCTGGCGAATGCCCCCTGGGAATTGTAGTCCTGtcattacccccccccccatgcacccTGGGAACTGTAGTCCTTCCATTATTCCCCAATGCACCCTGGGCATTGTAGTCCAGCGaatgctcccagtgcctcctgggaATTGTAGTCCTGCCCATCTCCCTTGCCCAGTGCACTCTGGGAAGTATAGGGCTCCATCCCAACCCCCAGCAGTGCACTGGCCTCCTTCTGTATCACTGCAGGGCCTATCTGGGAAGAGACCATTTTGCAGGGCCACATGGGCATTAAAATGAAACACCAAAACTGGAGGCAATTCTGAGCTATATGcagcctgggagctgtagtttcttCAGGATAAAAACCACCCTGCAAAGCATGCTGGGGGCTGTAGTCCTGTGGTATCTTTCCCCCTCAAGACACTGCCAGCTGATGTCACCCCCCTACCCCCATACTAGCACCCTCCCCGTGTGGTGTGATTTGTGAGCACTCAATTCAACCCACTGTCATGAGATttgcagccaggactcctgggttctctccccggctctgggaggggagtgggggccagtgggctagagcagagggggctgggagccaggactcctgggttctctcccNNNNNNNNNNNNNNNNNNNNNNNNNNNNNNNNNNNNNNNNNNNNNNNNNNNNNNNNNNNNNNNNNNNNNNNNNNNNNNNNNNNNNNNNNNNNNNNNNNNNNNNNNNNNNNNNNNNNNNNNNNNNNNNNNNNNNNNNNNNNNNNNNNNNNNNNNNNNNNNNNNNNNNNNNNNNNNNNNNNNNNNNNNNNNNNNNNNNNNNNNNNNNNNNNNNNNNNNNNNNNNNNNNNNNNNNNNNNNNNNNNNNNNNNNNNNNNNNNNNNNNNNNNNNNNNNNNNNNNNNNNNNNNNNNNNNNNNNNNNNNNNNNNNNNNNNNNNNNNNNNNNNNNNNNNNNNNNNNNNNNNNNNNNNNNNNNNNNNNNNNNNNNNNNNNNNNNNNNNNNNNNNNNNNNNNNNNNNNNNNNNNNNNNNNNNNNNNNNNNNNNNNNNNNNNNNNNNNNNNNNNNNNNNNNNNNNNNNNNNNNNNNNNNNNNNCCCcgcctctgggaggggagtgggggctggtgggtcagagcagggggggtgggagccaggactcctgggttctctccctggctccgggaggggagtggggtctagtggtagGAATGGGGGGCTGGAGTCAGGCACACCCCCATACCAGGAAGCTTTACTCTTTATTTTCCAAGCTGGGGGCGGAAGGGCCCTACTTTAGCCCCCTTGGTTCCAGTTCCACTGCGGCTCCTTGATGGGCCGGTAGACCCAATCCTGCATGGAGGGCTCCTGCACTTTGTAGTACTGGGCGCGGCCACCGGGCGGCTCCTGCTTCTCCATTGCCCCGTCCGCGGTGTTGGTGGCCGCGTCATGACTCCGcctggcgccccctgctggcctctCCGTGTCCTCCTTCCAGCGCAGCTCCCGGCGCCCGGGCGACGGGTCGCGGCTGGCAGGCGGCGTCTCCGGGTGGACGGGGTAGATGTAGACCTTAGTGGGCCGCTGGCGCTGGGAGTTGGCGCCCAACGAGGTGAGCTCCTCCCGGCTGGCACGGCTGAACCAGACCCCGGGCACTGGGTGAGCGTTGGTGCCGCGGGAGATGGTGGCCGGGTGTGGCTTGGGGCGGCTGGCGTCTCGGGGCAGGGCGGAGGGGGCCGATGAGGCCTGGGGGCAGGTGCAGTTATGGTAGGGCCCTGGGGCATTGTGGCGGGGCCGAGGGGTGTCCCGGGGGGCCTCGTGGTCATCCCAGGGTGCGTCCCGGTGCAGGTTGACGTCCATGGTGAGCCGCACGGGCTCCCATGGGCACAGCGGGCAACGCCGAGGCAGCGGGAGCCCCCAGGGAGTGGGGCGCCGGACACGGGGAGAGATCGGGCTCAGGTCATGCTTCGGGCAGCGAGGCTTCTGGATGGGGGAATCGggcggcgggggtgggggtgctgtgagggcaagaaagaaaagaagaaagaaagaattaatgagaaataaaaaatgtgagaaaaaagaaagaaaaagaaagtaaaatgattaatgagaaagaaagaaagagaaagaaagaatggattaatgagagacagaaataaataaggaaaggattaatgagaaagaaagcaagaaaaaagagagtgagaaaaagaaagaaatgggtgagtgagtgagaaaaaagaaaaggaaaagattaatgagagaaagaaatgagtgagaaagaaagaaaaagaaagaaagaaaggatgaatgaggaagaaaggaaggaaggaagggatgactggggaaggaggaaagggaggaatggagaagggagggatgaatggggaaggagggaagggaggaatgtggaagggaggaatggggaaggaaggaagggagggatggggaaggaaggcaggactggggaaggagggaagggagggatgggggaggaaggagggaagggaggaatgtggaagggaggaatggagaagggagggagggatgggggaggaaggcaggactggggaaggagggaagggagggaggaaggaagggaggaatgtggaagggaggaatggagaaggaaggaaggaaaggagggatgggatgggggagtgAAGGCAGGActgggaaggaggaaagagtgagggatggggaggaagggaggagaagggaggaatgAGGAAGGGAGGTCAATGGAGAAGGGAGGGATAGGATGGACGGAAAggcaggatggggaggagggaatgggaggaatggggggaggaagagaaggagggagggccggaagggaggaatggagaagggactgaggaagggggatgggggaggaaggcagTGACTGGGataggaggaagggagggaggaggaggaggaatggggaaGGCGAGGAAATGAGAAGTGGAGAGGAAGCAGGAGGGCATGGGCGGAAAGAAGGAGACTGGGGAGAGGGAGACGGGAGGATGGAGAGCGactggagggatgggggaggcgCAGCCcgaagggagagaggaaaggaaggggagtgaTGTGATGAATGGgtagggagggtgggaggaaggcaggatctgtggaaggagggaagaaggagggaatGGAGAACGGGATGGGATGGGAAGTGAGgaatggagaggagagaggggggaggaaggaaggatctgtgggaaggaggaaggaagggagaatggGTAAGGAAGGATGAAGGGGGAATGGAGAAAGGATGGGGGAGGAAGTCAGGACtgggacggagggagggagaaggaagtgagGGAATGGGTCAGGATGCGAGaaggagagatgggggaggaaggcaggCACTGGGGTAGCGGAAGTGGGGACTGCAGAAGCCGCAAGCCCAGGGATACCTGGGATCCCCCCCTAAAGCCTGTCCCCGTTGTGGGCGCAGAAGTTGTTGAGCTAGCCCCCCCGTCTGTTGCCCCCTTTGCTTCCTCCTCGActcactcccccagccctgcccgtcAGGGACGGCCCTCCCATCCAGAACCCGCCCCGACTTACCCTCCGACCACAAAACGGCTCCAGAGTCCCTAGCGAGCAGCCTCCAGAGCTGGCAGGCAGATCTGTGGGTGTGGGCAGGGGCCGGGCTTAAGCGGGGAAAAGCCGCATTTCTGGTTGCAGGCAGCGCCACCATCCTCCTTTCACGTCCGTCCTGCCCTCACCAGCGCCAGTCCCCTTGCCCAaatctccctgccccacagcgccccctagcgccagcCTCTGCCCCgccaccccacagcaccccctagtgccagcttccgccccactccctgccccacagcgccacCTAGCGCCAGCCTCTGCCCCGCCACCCCACAGCGCCCCTAGcgccagctcctgccccactccctgctccacagCGCCCCTAGcaccagctcctgccccactccctaccccacagcgcccctggcgccagcccctgccccactccctaccccacagcgcccctggcgccagctgctgccccacagcgccccctagagccagcccctgccccactctctaccccacagtgccccctagcgtcgccctggggccagccctgcctgctaaGGTAGCATGTCCCCTGCTGCCTCTgacccgctccctgccccccagcgccccccaacaccagcccctgccccactcaggctgccctgcctgccaggggagagcaccccctgctgcccccatcctgccccccagcGCCACCCACCACCATCACGATCTTCAGGGCGACCTGCACCCCCAGGACGAGCACCACCAGGAGGATGACAGTGTCCTGAACGTCCAGGCAGCAGGGGCCGGTTAGGGGGCACCCATGGCAGGGGGTCTCCCCCattggagagggggtggggctgggagcctgcgAGCTGGGCcctgcatccctgccccccaccctgccagcacagctgactggggaaagagggggggcagggagccccgGCCTGGAGCTTTGTGATGCAGTTCCCGGGGCATCCTGGAGGGGGCGGCAGACACCATTGTGACATGGGGGAGGGTAGTGATTTGCTGCCCCCTagtggtgtctgtgtgtgtgagcgtccacctggccccagggtggggagtggctggctcagggggggcCGGGGTCTCACCCTacaggagatggggggcaggggaagcacgTGTGTCGCACAATGCAGGGGGCATCTGTTACCCCtagttccccctcccctcccagagccagggagagaacccaggagtcctggctcccagccaccagcccccactcccctcccagagccagggagagaacccaggagtcctggctcccagcccccccttgctctaacccaccagcccccactcccctcccagagccagggagagaacccaggagtcctggctcgcagccccccctgctctgaccNNNNNNNNNNNNNNNNNNNNNNNNNNNNNNNNNNNNNNNNNNNNNNNNNNNNNNNNNNNNNNNNNNNNNNNNNNNNNNNNNNNNNNNNNNNNNNNNNNNNNNNNNNNNNNNNNNNNNNNNNNNNNNNNNNNNNNNNNNNNNNNNNNNNNNNNNNNNNNNNNNNNNNNNNNNNNNNNNNNNNNNNNNNNNNNNNNNNNNNNNNNNNNNNNNNNNNNNNNNNNNNNNNNNNNNNNNNNNNNNNNNNNNNNNNNNNNNNNNNNNNNNNNNNNNNNNNNNNNNNNNNNNNNNNNNNNNNNNNNNNNNNNNNNNNNNNNNNNNNNNNNNNNNNNNNNNNNNNNNNNNNNNNNNNNNNNNNNNNNNNNNNNNNNNNNNNNNNNNNNNNNNNNNNNNNNNNNNNNNNNNNNNNNNNNNNNNNNNNNNNNNNNNNNNNNNNNNNNNNNNNNNNNNNNNNNNNNNNNNNNNNNNNNNNNNNNNNNNNNNNNNNNNNNNNNNNNNNNNNNNNNNNNNNNNNNNNNNNNNNNNNNNNNNNNNNNNNNNNNNNNNNNNNNNNNNNNNNNNNNNNNNNNNNNNNNNNNNNNNNNNNNNNNNNNNNNNNNNNNNNNNNNNNNNNNNNNNNNNNNNNNNNNNNNNNNNNNNNNNNNNNNNNNNNNNNNNNNNNNNNNNNNNNNNNNNNNNNNNNNNNNNNNNNNNNNNNNNNNNNNNNNNNNNNNNNNNNNNNNNNNNNNNNNNNNNNNNNNNNNNNNNNNNNNNNNNNNNNNNNNNNNNNNNNNNNNNNNNNNNNNNNNNNNNNNNNNNNNNNNNNNNNNNNNNNNNNNNNNNNNNNNNNNNNNNNNNNNNNNNNNNNNNNNNNNNNNNNNNNNNNNNNNNNNNNNNNNNNNNNNNNNNNNNNNNNNNNNNNNNNNNNNNNNNNNNNNNNNNNNNNNNNNNNNNNNNNNNNNNNNNNNNNNNNNNNNNNNNNNNNNNNNNNNNNNNNNNNNNNNNNNNNNNNNNNNNNNNNNNNNNNNNNNNNNNNNNNNNNNNNNNNNNNNNNNNNNNNNNNNNNNNNNNNNNNNNNNNNNNNNNNNNNNNNNNNNNNNNNNNNNNNNNNNNNNNNNNNNNNNNNNNNNNNNNNNNNNNNNNNNNNNNNNNNNNNNNNNNNNNNNNNNNNNNNNNNNNNNNNNNNNNNNNNNNNNNgctctgggaggggagtgggggctggtgggtgagagcaggggaggctgggagccaggactcctgggttctccccccggctctgggaggggagtgggtgctgggggggttgggggggggctgggcccagAATCTCTGACCCCCACCCAACCTGTGAGGTGTCTTGCTTTAGATGGATGAGTCCCCACCTCCCACTCTTCCTGAaaagtggggggcagggactCCACCCCTTTTACCTCAAAA includes:
- the LOC116828312 gene encoding nucleotidyltransferase MB21D2-like, whose product is MTSPEGGAAPRPAQPLMDLDFHSGARIAELNQLVQELSKRMARDPGIRATQELVVLKDFVFSLLGLVQQLDGRLPLANEYLLLSGGARQGSVDVDPGVLDHLAPGADYDADYTLLVPVLQAHGCPVTLDLRRCPPGHAWLALAPFGPEACHRWADCCHRHGSQAYLAPGLVSAWFSQALGTVADRSGSEPRPPGRISAGMGPGTIPPPFLS